The proteins below come from a single Nocardioides eburneiflavus genomic window:
- a CDS encoding Gmad2 immunoglobulin-like domain-containing protein codes for MSERITDLLHEVADGVEPGERLDAIRAATGVRRPGRGWWAAGGVGLVAASVVTALALGTGGTPQSTEPPPAEQATTPAPAPDGSGSLQERKERLEEMRRAAEAENGGSTTTVAAYYAGDTPDGLRLYREFRRVEAGDPFGAAVAALSLPPEDPDYANLWPADAIQTISFDGVGDDGVIGVTVDPAHRERPAGMTEAEAAVAIEQVVRTVQAAARARAAVQFFSGGNPIDQVLGVPTSEPLSPGSDLAVLAHVSLSNPSEGLLVDNDHPFTVTGVGNSFEGNIVTRIQRFSDAGEVVAEEPAIAGTYEDRLFPFEVTFDLTAVPPGDYLVVSRTDDPSGEGRVHVDDRRITIVD; via the coding sequence ATGAGCGAGCGGATCACGGACCTGCTCCACGAGGTCGCCGACGGCGTCGAGCCGGGTGAGCGGCTCGACGCGATCCGTGCGGCGACCGGCGTACGTCGTCCCGGCCGCGGCTGGTGGGCCGCCGGTGGCGTCGGGCTGGTCGCGGCGTCGGTGGTGACGGCGCTGGCGCTGGGCACGGGAGGTACGCCGCAGAGCACCGAGCCTCCCCCCGCCGAGCAGGCCACGACGCCTGCGCCCGCGCCCGACGGGTCCGGCTCGTTGCAGGAGCGGAAGGAACGCCTCGAGGAGATGCGTCGCGCTGCCGAGGCCGAGAACGGCGGGTCGACGACCACCGTCGCCGCCTACTACGCGGGCGACACCCCGGACGGCCTCCGGCTCTACCGGGAGTTCCGGAGGGTGGAGGCGGGCGATCCGTTCGGCGCGGCCGTTGCGGCACTGTCCCTGCCGCCGGAGGATCCCGACTACGCGAACCTGTGGCCGGCCGATGCGATCCAGACGATCTCCTTCGACGGCGTCGGGGACGACGGCGTGATCGGCGTGACGGTGGACCCGGCCCACCGGGAACGCCCGGCGGGCATGACCGAGGCCGAGGCCGCGGTCGCGATCGAGCAGGTGGTCCGCACCGTCCAGGCCGCAGCCCGGGCGCGGGCGGCCGTCCAGTTCTTCTCCGGCGGAAACCCGATCGACCAGGTCCTCGGCGTCCCGACCTCCGAGCCGCTGTCGCCGGGTTCCGACCTCGCCGTCCTCGCCCACGTGTCGCTGTCCAACCCCTCCGAGGGACTGCTCGTCGACAACGACCACCCGTTCACGGTGACCGGCGTCGGCAACTCGTTCGAGGGCAACATCGTCACCCGCATCCAGCGCTTCTCCGACGCGGGGGAGGTCGTCGCCGAGGAGCCCGCCATCGCCGGGACCTACGAGGACCGCCTCTTCCCGTTCGAGGTGACCTTCGACCTCACGGCCGTGCCACCGGGCGACTACCTCGTGGTCTCACGGACCGACGACCCGTCGGGCGAGGGTCGCGTCCACGTCGACGATCGCCGGATCACCATCGTCGACTGA
- a CDS encoding DUF3097 domain-containing protein has product MPQDRYGTDVLSGDWRVPRNGRATEMPTELGMVVEEVTTDWCGEVVAIDRDIDTLTLEDRRGKRRTFPLGPGFLLEGRPVVLTRPVRAGAPAAPTRTASGSVAVPNARARVARASRIFVEGRHDAELVEKVWGDDLRIEGVVVEYLGGVDDLADHLRDFKPGPQRRVGVLVDHLVPGSKEARIAQGIARSPVGKHVLVVGHPFIDVWQAVKPDRLGIPRWPHVPKGIDWKTGTCQQLGWPHRDQADIARAWKHILGRVTSFADLEPALLGRVEELIDFTTQP; this is encoded by the coding sequence GTGCCTCAGGATCGCTACGGAACCGACGTCCTCTCCGGCGACTGGCGTGTCCCCAGGAACGGTCGCGCCACCGAGATGCCCACCGAGCTCGGCATGGTCGTCGAGGAGGTGACCACGGACTGGTGCGGCGAGGTCGTCGCGATCGATCGCGACATCGACACCCTGACGCTGGAGGACCGGCGCGGGAAGCGCCGTACGTTCCCCCTCGGCCCCGGCTTCCTGCTCGAGGGCAGGCCCGTGGTCCTCACCCGTCCCGTCCGGGCCGGCGCACCCGCCGCACCCACCCGTACGGCCTCGGGCTCCGTCGCGGTGCCCAACGCGCGGGCCCGCGTGGCCCGGGCCAGCCGGATCTTCGTCGAGGGCCGCCACGACGCCGAGCTCGTCGAGAAGGTCTGGGGCGACGACCTGCGCATCGAGGGCGTCGTCGTGGAGTACCTCGGCGGCGTCGACGACCTGGCCGACCACCTGCGCGACTTCAAGCCGGGTCCGCAGCGCCGCGTCGGCGTGCTCGTCGACCACCTGGTCCCGGGGTCGAAGGAGGCGCGGATCGCGCAGGGCATCGCGCGCTCCCCCGTCGGCAAGCACGTGCTCGTCGTCGGGCACCCGTTCATCGACGTCTGGCAGGCGGTCAAGCCCGACCGCCTCGGGATCCCGCGCTGGCCGCACGTCCCGAAGGGCATCGACTGGAAGACCGGCACCTGCCAGCAGCTCGGGTGGCCCCACCGCGACCAGGCCGACATCGCGCGCGCCTGGAAGCACATCCTCGGCCGGGTCACGTCCTTCGCCGACCTCGAGCCCGCCCTCCTGGGCCGCGTGGAGGAGCTCATCGACTTCACGACCCAGCCCTGA
- a CDS encoding 16S rRNA (uracil(1498)-N(3))-methyltransferase has product MSLPVHLVESLADVSVGSLVEVTGDEAHHAVAVRRLREGEQVVLTDGLGTSVTGSVASTGKRVFTVTVAGMTRDGRPEPAFTVVQALPKGDRGELAVEVLTEVGIDVVVPWAASRSVAVWKGERAAKSHAKWQATAREAAKQSRRSWLPTVTPLASTADLAALVAEADLAVVLHEDATLPLSSLDVPASGRIVVVVGPEGGIAPDELAALADAGAHSVRLGAEVLRTSTAGVAAVAALLARTPRWG; this is encoded by the coding sequence GTGTCCCTGCCGGTCCACCTCGTGGAGTCCCTGGCCGACGTGTCGGTGGGCTCGCTCGTCGAGGTCACCGGCGACGAGGCCCACCACGCCGTCGCCGTGCGCCGACTGCGCGAGGGGGAGCAGGTCGTGCTCACCGACGGCCTCGGGACCTCGGTCACCGGCAGCGTCGCCTCGACCGGCAAGCGGGTCTTCACCGTCACCGTCGCGGGGATGACGCGTGACGGACGCCCCGAGCCGGCGTTCACGGTGGTCCAGGCGCTGCCCAAGGGCGACCGCGGCGAGCTGGCCGTCGAGGTGCTGACCGAGGTCGGGATCGACGTCGTCGTCCCGTGGGCCGCGTCGCGATCCGTCGCCGTCTGGAAGGGCGAGCGGGCCGCGAAGTCCCACGCCAAGTGGCAGGCCACCGCCCGCGAGGCCGCGAAGCAGTCGCGCCGCTCGTGGCTCCCGACCGTCACCCCGCTCGCCTCGACCGCCGACCTCGCCGCACTCGTCGCCGAGGCCGACCTCGCCGTCGTCCTCCACGAGGACGCCACCCTCCCGCTCAGCTCGCTCGACGTCCCCGCGTCCGGTCGCATCGTGGTCGTCGTCGGCCCGGAGGGCGGGATCGCCCCCGACGAGCTGGCTGCGCTCGCCGACGCCGGCGCGCATTCCGTACGCCTCGGCGCCGAGGTGCTGCGCACGTCGACCGCCGGCGTCGCCGCGGTCGCCGCGCTGCTCGCGCGTACGCCCCGCTGGGGCTAG
- the hrcA gene encoding heat-inducible transcriptional repressor HrcA produces the protein MVDDRKLDVLRAIVEDYVATEEPVGSKALVERHGLGVSPATVRNDMAALEDEGYIHQPHTSAGRVPTDKGYRLFVDKLATLKPMSVAERRAISTLLDGAVDLDDVVQKSVRLLSQLTRQVAIVQYPTLSRSTVRHIELVLLTSTRVMVILILSTGRVEQRLVELDEAIVDTDLAELRVAVNQACAGVQIAAAAAALGDLPDAVRPAHADSARAIVGVLTEAMSDHRNDERVAVGGTANLARYGDFDTAVRPLLEALEEHVVLLKLLGESGTDALTVRIGHEGPYSELAATSVVATGYGPQEFHLGSLGVVGPTRMDYPGSMAAVRAVARYVSRILDEGNQ, from the coding sequence ATGGTGGACGACCGCAAGCTCGACGTGCTCCGCGCGATCGTGGAGGACTACGTCGCCACCGAGGAGCCCGTCGGCTCCAAGGCGCTCGTCGAGAGGCACGGCCTCGGTGTCTCGCCGGCCACCGTCCGCAACGACATGGCGGCGCTCGAGGACGAGGGCTACATCCACCAGCCCCACACGAGTGCCGGCCGGGTCCCGACCGACAAGGGCTACCGGCTCTTCGTCGACAAGCTCGCCACCCTCAAGCCGATGAGCGTCGCCGAGCGGCGGGCGATCTCGACGCTGCTCGACGGCGCCGTCGACCTCGACGACGTGGTGCAGAAGTCGGTGCGCCTGCTGAGCCAGCTGACCCGCCAGGTCGCGATCGTCCAGTACCCGACGCTCTCGCGGTCCACGGTCCGCCACATCGAGCTCGTCCTGCTGACGTCGACCCGCGTGATGGTGATCCTGATCCTCAGCACCGGCCGGGTCGAGCAGCGCCTCGTCGAGCTCGACGAGGCGATCGTCGACACCGACCTCGCCGAGCTGCGGGTCGCGGTCAACCAGGCCTGCGCAGGCGTGCAGATCGCGGCCGCCGCGGCCGCGCTCGGCGACCTGCCCGACGCCGTACGCCCCGCGCACGCCGACTCGGCCCGCGCCATCGTGGGCGTGCTCACCGAGGCGATGTCCGACCACCGCAACGACGAGCGCGTCGCGGTCGGCGGCACCGCCAACCTCGCCCGCTACGGCGACTTCGACACCGCCGTCCGGCCGCTGCTCGAGGCGCTCGAGGAGCACGTCGTGCTGCTCAAGCTCCTCGGGGAGTCGGGCACCGACGCCCTCACCGTGCGCATCGGCCACGAGGGCCCCTACTCCGAGCTCGCGGCCACCAGCGTCGTGGCCACCGGATACGGCCCGCAGGAGTTCCACCTCGGCTCCCTCGGCGTCGTCGGCCCCACCCGCATGGACTACCCCGGATCCATGGCAGCCGTGCGCGCGGTCGCGCGCTACGTCTCCCGGATCCTCGATGAAGGAAACCAGTGA
- a CDS encoding DUF2695 domain-containing protein, whose translation MHGPDRRPHAALSVVPAFGCCTTLRFATRYRDLRAPRAVGLERRLGDRGGFCDCEIHQRLVGRTSPVDARGRGRARRVGRGPRGGGATPRRCPVASVHGSDPPSRARSGSRVGAGDEPMSHHGAAVRPRLGR comes from the coding sequence ATGCACGGCCCCGACCGCCGGCCACACGCCGCCCTGTCGGTGGTCCCCGCGTTCGGGTGCTGTACGACGTTGCGCTTCGCGACCCGCTACCGCGACCTGCGCGCCCCACGGGCGGTGGGCCTCGAGCGGCGTCTCGGGGACAGAGGCGGTTTCTGCGACTGCGAGATTCATCAACGGCTGGTCGGCCGCACGTCACCTGTGGACGCCCGAGGTCGTGGTCGAGCACGACGGGTGGGTCGAGGTCCTCGAGGAGGCGGAGCCACCCCCCGTCGATGCCCGGTTGCCTCGGTGCACGGCTCGGATCCACCCAGCCGTGCGCGCTCTGGGAGCCGCGTCGGCGCCGGTGACGAGCCGATGTCGCACCACGGGGCCGCGGTTCGACCTAGGCTGGGCAGATGA
- a CDS encoding HIT domain-containing protein, whose translation MSATSDDCIFCTIVAGEIPAEVLGRSEHAIAIKDLHPQAPFHALVLPLDHHENAAASAAADPAVIGHLVALADTVARESGNADYRLIANTGATAGQSVFHTHFHVLGGSSRMSESLI comes from the coding sequence ATGAGCGCCACGTCGGACGACTGCATCTTCTGCACCATCGTCGCCGGGGAGATCCCGGCCGAGGTGCTCGGGCGCAGCGAGCACGCGATCGCGATCAAGGACCTCCACCCGCAGGCGCCGTTCCACGCACTCGTGCTGCCGCTCGACCACCACGAGAACGCCGCCGCCTCCGCCGCGGCGGACCCGGCGGTGATCGGCCACCTCGTCGCCCTCGCCGACACGGTCGCCCGTGAGTCCGGCAACGCCGACTACCGGTTGATCGCCAACACCGGCGCCACTGCGGGGCAGAGCGTCTTCCACACCCACTTCCACGTGCTCGGCGGCTCGTCGCGCATGTCCGAGTCCCTGATCTGA
- a CDS encoding PhoH family protein: MTATNQPGTPPAVTGERPTHTVIVPNSIDMVSVLGPGDEHLRLIERAFDATVHVRGNRITLAGESAEVATAERLLDEIVTLVRTGQGVTGETVERIIQMLRTETQERPADVLSLNILSNRGRTIRPKTLNQKRYVESIDKSTITFGIGPAGTGKTYLAMAKAVQALQAKEVNRIILSRPAVEAGERLGFLPGTLSEKIDPYLRPLYDALHDMVDPETIPKLLAAGTIEVAPLAFLRGRSLNDSFIILDEAQNTTPEQMKMFLTRLGFGSRIVVTGDTSQVDLPSGTKSGLRVVEGILDGVDDITFCRLTGTDVVRHRLVGRIVEAYEVFDADNQPGPRSGPKKSERGPR; this comes from the coding sequence ATGACTGCGACGAACCAGCCAGGCACCCCACCAGCCGTCACAGGGGAACGACCGACCCACACCGTCATCGTCCCCAACAGCATCGACATGGTCTCGGTCCTGGGCCCGGGCGACGAGCACCTCCGCCTCATCGAGCGCGCCTTCGACGCGACCGTCCACGTCCGCGGCAACCGCATCACGCTCGCCGGCGAGTCCGCCGAGGTCGCCACGGCCGAGCGCCTCCTCGACGAGATCGTGACCCTCGTGCGCACCGGGCAGGGTGTCACCGGCGAGACCGTGGAGCGGATCATCCAGATGCTGCGGACGGAGACGCAGGAGCGGCCGGCCGACGTGCTGAGCCTCAACATCCTCTCCAACCGCGGCCGCACGATCCGGCCCAAGACGCTCAACCAGAAGCGCTACGTCGAGTCGATCGACAAGAGCACGATCACCTTCGGCATCGGCCCCGCCGGCACCGGCAAGACCTACCTGGCGATGGCGAAGGCCGTGCAGGCCCTCCAGGCCAAGGAGGTCAACCGGATCATCCTGAGCCGACCTGCCGTCGAGGCGGGGGAGCGGCTCGGCTTCCTGCCCGGCACGCTGAGCGAGAAGATCGACCCCTACCTGCGCCCGCTCTACGACGCGCTGCACGACATGGTCGACCCCGAGACGATCCCCAAGCTGCTGGCCGCCGGCACCATCGAGGTCGCCCCGCTGGCGTTCCTCCGCGGCCGCTCGCTCAACGACTCCTTCATCATCCTCGACGAGGCGCAGAACACGACTCCCGAGCAGATGAAGATGTTCCTCACCCGGCTGGGCTTCGGCTCGCGCATCGTCGTCACCGGCGACACCAGCCAGGTCGACCTGCCGTCCGGCACCAAGTCGGGGCTCCGCGTGGTCGAGGGCATCCTCGACGGGGTCGACGACATCACCTTCTGCCGGCTCACCGGCACCGACGTCGTACGCCACCGGCTGGTCGGGCGGATCGTCGAGGCCTACGAGGTCTTCGACGCCGACAACCAGCCCGGGCCCCGCAGCGGCCCGAAGAAGTCCGAGCGGGGGCCGCGATGA
- the dnaJ gene encoding molecular chaperone DnaJ: MTQDPYEILGVSRDAGADDIKKAYRKLARQLHPDVNPDPATQERFKDVSRAYEVLSDPGKRAAYDRGGDAFSQGFGGAGQGFSFTDIMDAFFGGGAPGAGQSRGPRSRARRGQDALIRLDVELAEAAFGVTRDLKVDTALRCEACEGEGTAPGTKPTACETCHGQGEVAVVQRSFLGEIRTLRPCAACRGYGSIIPDPCRECSGDGRVRSRRTLTVKIPAGVDHGTRVQLTGQGEVGPGGGAAGDLYVEIHVAPHPTFTRNGSDLHTTISLPMTAAALGTQLTLPLLEADLPTSEGSETATTYDLEVRPGTQSGSEQVIRGFGVPSLRGGRGDLVVSISVDTPTRLDPRQEELLRELAAIRGEESPDGQVEAPHKSMFGRLRDAFQG; encoded by the coding sequence GTGACCCAGGACCCCTACGAGATCCTCGGCGTCTCGCGTGACGCCGGCGCCGACGACATCAAGAAGGCCTACCGCAAGCTCGCGCGGCAGCTCCACCCGGACGTCAACCCGGACCCGGCCACGCAGGAGCGCTTCAAGGACGTCTCCCGCGCCTACGAGGTGCTCAGCGACCCCGGCAAGCGCGCGGCGTACGACCGCGGCGGCGACGCGTTCAGCCAGGGCTTCGGTGGCGCCGGGCAGGGCTTCAGCTTCACCGACATCATGGACGCGTTCTTCGGCGGCGGGGCTCCGGGCGCCGGTCAGTCGCGCGGCCCGCGCTCGCGGGCACGTCGCGGCCAGGACGCCCTGATCCGCCTCGACGTCGAGCTCGCCGAGGCCGCCTTCGGCGTCACCCGCGACCTCAAGGTCGACACGGCGCTGCGCTGCGAGGCGTGCGAGGGCGAGGGCACCGCGCCGGGCACGAAGCCCACCGCCTGCGAGACCTGCCACGGCCAGGGCGAGGTCGCCGTCGTGCAGCGCTCGTTCCTCGGCGAGATCCGTACGCTCCGCCCGTGCGCGGCCTGCCGCGGCTACGGCTCGATCATCCCCGACCCGTGCCGCGAGTGCTCCGGCGACGGCCGGGTCCGGTCGCGTCGCACCCTGACGGTGAAGATCCCCGCCGGCGTCGACCACGGCACCCGCGTCCAGCTCACCGGCCAGGGCGAGGTCGGTCCCGGCGGCGGTGCCGCCGGTGACCTCTACGTCGAGATCCACGTCGCACCGCACCCGACCTTCACCCGCAACGGCAGCGACCTCCACACCACGATCTCGCTGCCGATGACGGCGGCCGCGCTCGGCACCCAGCTGACGCTGCCGCTGCTCGAGGCGGACCTGCCGACGTCCGAGGGCTCGGAGACGGCCACGACCTACGACCTCGAGGTCCGCCCGGGCACCCAGTCGGGCAGCGAGCAGGTGATCCGCGGCTTCGGGGTGCCCAGCCTGCGCGGCGGTCGCGGAGACCTGGTGGTCAGCATCTCCGTCGACACCCCGACCCGCCTCGACCCGCGCCAGGAGGAGCTGCTGCGCGAGCTCGCGGCGATCCGCGGCGAGGAGTCGCCCGACGGCCAGGTCGAGGCTCCGCACAAGTCGATGTTCGGACGCCTGCGCGACGCCTTCCAGGGCTGA
- a CDS encoding Gmad2 immunoglobulin-like domain-containing protein has protein sequence MTSSRHVRGWAGVGSLALVTALVLTGCTGDGTRPASDEASGPTATDDAQSSESPAQTPAESPAESPSESPSDSAGSGTAVPVYYAGDGPGGRTVLFREFHRVEGDPLLEAARLVAGGGQPDDPDYRTLWPGVEISSVTATDGVLLVEIPSDGFTQRPDGMTRRDARLALQQLVHTLQGVQQERVPVQVAREGDASLFGLPTTMPFEQASPLKTLNLVNITSPEEGATVTDDVLTVTGVANSFEASGPCRLLVDGVEMVLQGYQSEGWMEDRLFPFEVEFPLEGIRGEVVVQCETDDPSGGAEGDGPAVDTKTIHVAG, from the coding sequence ATGACCTCCTCCCGACACGTACGCGGCTGGGCGGGCGTGGGCTCGCTGGCCCTCGTCACCGCGCTGGTCCTGACCGGCTGCACCGGTGACGGCACCCGCCCGGCCTCCGACGAGGCGAGCGGGCCCACCGCGACCGATGACGCGCAGTCGTCGGAGTCACCCGCGCAGACGCCGGCCGAGTCCCCCGCCGAGTCCCCGTCGGAGTCGCCCTCGGACTCGGCGGGCTCAGGCACCGCGGTGCCGGTCTACTACGCCGGCGACGGTCCGGGCGGACGTACGGTGCTCTTCCGGGAGTTCCACCGGGTGGAGGGCGACCCGCTGCTCGAGGCTGCCCGCCTGGTCGCCGGCGGCGGTCAGCCCGACGACCCGGACTACCGCACGCTGTGGCCCGGGGTCGAGATCTCCTCGGTCACCGCGACCGACGGCGTGCTCCTGGTGGAGATCCCTTCCGACGGCTTCACCCAGCGCCCCGACGGGATGACCAGGCGTGACGCCCGGCTCGCCCTCCAACAGCTCGTCCACACGCTGCAGGGCGTCCAGCAGGAGCGCGTGCCGGTCCAGGTCGCGCGCGAGGGCGACGCTTCCCTCTTCGGGCTCCCGACCACGATGCCCTTCGAGCAGGCCAGCCCACTCAAGACCCTCAACCTCGTGAACATCACGTCGCCGGAGGAGGGCGCGACGGTCACCGACGACGTCCTGACGGTGACCGGGGTGGCCAACTCCTTCGAGGCATCGGGCCCGTGCCGGCTACTGGTCGACGGCGTCGAGATGGTGCTCCAGGGCTACCAATCGGAGGGCTGGATGGAGGACAGGCTCTTCCCGTTCGAGGTGGAGTTCCCCCTCGAGGGCATCCGCGGCGAGGTCGTCGTGCAGTGCGAGACCGACGACCCGTCCGGCGGCGCCGAGGGCGACGGCCCGGCGGTCGACACGAAGACGATCCACGTCGCTGGGTGA
- the hemW gene encoding radical SAM family heme chaperone HemW, giving the protein MPPAQPDGDVAPEDGLLPDEAWAEFGSRPFGLYVHVPFCSVRCGYCDFNTYTAYELGDEVGASRSLYAEAAIREIRFARQVLGHRDVPIETIFFGGGTPTLLKPADLGAIVASAAAEFGLVDDVEITTEANPDSVAAWDLDELRTAGFNRISFGMQSAVDHVLRTLDRTHDPMRVPAVVEWARQAGFEDISLDLIYGTPGESLADWETSVDAALGCRPDHVSAYSLIVEEGTAMGRQVARGELPMPDEDDLADKYHLVDEKLSAAGMGWYEVSNWATSPDHWCRHNLLYWTGGHWWGVGPGAHSHVGGVRWWNVKHPAAYAERLARGVSPALAREVLGYHDQRVERIMLEIRLVEGLPVTALDASGRSHVARMVADGLVELSAERLVLTQRGRLLADAVVRDLTD; this is encoded by the coding sequence GTGCCCCCCGCGCAACCCGACGGCGACGTCGCCCCCGAGGACGGCCTGCTGCCCGACGAGGCATGGGCCGAGTTCGGCTCCAGGCCGTTCGGCCTCTACGTCCACGTCCCGTTCTGCTCGGTGCGGTGCGGCTACTGCGACTTCAACACCTACACCGCCTACGAGCTCGGTGACGAGGTGGGCGCGAGCCGGTCGTTGTACGCCGAGGCGGCGATCCGCGAGATCCGGTTCGCCCGCCAGGTGCTGGGCCACCGTGACGTGCCGATCGAGACGATCTTCTTCGGCGGCGGCACGCCGACGCTGCTGAAGCCTGCCGACCTCGGCGCCATCGTCGCCAGCGCGGCGGCCGAGTTCGGGCTGGTCGACGACGTCGAGATCACCACCGAGGCCAACCCCGACAGCGTCGCGGCCTGGGACCTCGACGAGCTGCGCACCGCCGGTTTCAACCGGATCAGCTTCGGCATGCAGTCGGCGGTCGACCACGTCCTGCGCACGCTGGATCGCACCCACGACCCGATGCGGGTGCCGGCCGTGGTGGAGTGGGCCCGGCAGGCGGGGTTCGAGGACATCTCCCTCGACCTGATCTACGGCACGCCGGGGGAGTCGCTCGCCGACTGGGAGACGTCGGTGGACGCAGCCCTCGGGTGTCGCCCCGACCACGTCTCGGCCTACTCCCTCATCGTCGAGGAGGGCACCGCGATGGGACGGCAGGTCGCCCGCGGCGAGCTGCCGATGCCCGACGAGGACGACCTCGCCGACAAGTACCACCTCGTCGACGAGAAGCTCTCCGCCGCCGGGATGGGCTGGTACGAGGTGTCCAACTGGGCGACCTCGCCCGACCACTGGTGCCGCCACAACCTCCTCTACTGGACCGGCGGCCACTGGTGGGGCGTCGGGCCCGGCGCGCACTCGCACGTCGGCGGGGTGCGCTGGTGGAACGTCAAGCACCCGGCCGCCTACGCCGAGCGGCTCGCGCGCGGGGTCTCGCCCGCGCTGGCCCGCGAGGTGCTCGGCTACCACGACCAGCGGGTCGAGCGGATCATGCTCGAGATCCGGCTCGTCGAGGGGCTCCCGGTCACCGCCCTCGACGCCTCGGGGCGCTCGCACGTCGCCCGCATGGTCGCCGACGGCCTCGTCGAGCTCTCCGCCGAGCGCCTGGTCCTGACCCAGCGCGGCCGCCTGCTCGCCGACGCCGTGGTCCGCGACCTCACCGACTGA
- a CDS encoding MBL fold metallo-hydrolase translates to MPDSTPRFTEVAPRVWVAHYDWMHVNITLVGGSDGLLMVDTHGSAAEARRVADDVRRLGAGPLTGLVNTHEHWDHHFGNATMVEQLGDVPIHATDWAAEHMEVSARHTFARYEQDLDDPRREEILATTLRLPTHTFSSAVQLDLGDRAVELIHPGRGHTAGDLVVRVPDADVLLGGDLVEESDPPFIGGDSWPLEWPTTLDLVLGLMTDATVVVPGHGNVVDKAFVQDQRVDLGVIAETIRDLASRGVPRSQALAQGEWPWDPALLESAVRLGYEHLPRSQKRLPLV, encoded by the coding sequence ATGCCCGACTCCACTCCCCGCTTCACCGAGGTCGCGCCGCGGGTGTGGGTGGCGCACTACGACTGGATGCACGTCAACATCACGCTCGTCGGCGGCTCCGACGGCCTGCTGATGGTCGACACGCACGGCTCCGCCGCCGAGGCCCGCCGGGTCGCCGACGACGTACGCCGCCTGGGCGCGGGACCGTTGACGGGCCTGGTCAACACCCACGAGCACTGGGACCACCACTTCGGCAACGCCACCATGGTCGAGCAGCTCGGCGACGTGCCGATCCACGCCACCGACTGGGCGGCCGAGCACATGGAGGTCTCGGCCCGCCACACGTTCGCCCGCTACGAGCAGGACCTCGACGACCCGCGCCGCGAGGAGATCCTCGCGACGACCCTGCGCCTGCCCACCCACACGTTCTCCTCGGCGGTCCAGCTGGACCTCGGGGACCGCGCCGTCGAGCTGATCCACCCCGGCCGCGGGCACACGGCCGGCGACCTCGTCGTACGCGTGCCCGACGCGGACGTGCTGCTGGGCGGCGACCTGGTCGAGGAGTCCGACCCGCCCTTCATCGGCGGCGACTCGTGGCCCCTGGAGTGGCCGACGACGCTCGACCTCGTGCTCGGGCTGATGACCGACGCCACGGTCGTGGTCCCCGGGCACGGCAATGTCGTCGACAAGGCCTTCGTGCAGGACCAGCGCGTCGACCTCGGCGTGATCGCCGAGACGATCCGGGACCTGGCCTCCCGCGGCGTCCCCCGGTCGCAGGCGCTCGCGCAGGGCGAGTGGCCGTGGGACCCGGCGCTGCTGGAGAGCGCCGTACGCCTCGGCTACGAGCACCTGCCGCGCAGCCAGAAGCGCCTCCCCCTGGTCTGA
- a CDS encoding SigE family RNA polymerase sigma factor — protein sequence MTESQPSVPGLVGADADAAVEQLYAAHWRQLVRLSVLLVHDQASAEDVVQDAFVAMHGKWSRLRDPDKALAYLRQAVVNRSRSALRHRVVVERHARNTPHGDAVVDGPGLGGSRRDAVQQALRQLSDRQREVLVLQHYLDWSEAQVADALGITRGAVKAHAHRGRAALRDLLGDWWEDES from the coding sequence GTGACCGAGTCCCAGCCCTCAGTCCCCGGCCTCGTCGGGGCTGACGCCGACGCGGCGGTGGAGCAGCTCTACGCCGCCCACTGGCGCCAGCTCGTCCGCCTCTCCGTCCTGCTGGTCCACGACCAGGCGTCGGCCGAGGACGTCGTGCAGGACGCGTTCGTCGCGATGCACGGGAAGTGGTCGCGGCTGCGCGACCCCGACAAGGCGCTCGCCTACCTGCGCCAGGCCGTGGTGAACCGCTCCCGCTCGGCGCTGCGGCACCGCGTGGTCGTCGAGCGCCACGCTCGGAACACTCCGCACGGCGACGCCGTCGTCGACGGCCCGGGACTCGGCGGGTCACGCCGCGACGCCGTGCAGCAGGCGCTGCGCCAGCTCTCGGACCGGCAGCGCGAGGTGCTCGTGCTCCAGCACTACCTGGACTGGTCGGAGGCGCAGGTCGCCGATGCGCTCGGCATCACCCGCGGCGCGGTCAAGGCACACGCACACCGGGGACGCGCGGCCCTGCGCGACCTCCTCGGTGACTGGTGGGAGGACGAGTCATGA